In Salvelinus fontinalis isolate EN_2023a chromosome 37, ASM2944872v1, whole genome shotgun sequence, the genomic stretch CATTTTGTAGACCTCCGAGTCTGCCACTGTTGGGCTGCAAAACAAATGAACACACTTCAAATCAATACTAGTTCACATACAATGAGTCGTATAGCACAAAGGCGTGGTCAAATCGAGCACAAACAAACGATAGGGCCTCAAAAAACATTGCTATGTTTCCTTGGGCCACAGCTGAGGTCGAGTTTGACTTGGAACAAACACATACTGTAAGCATCTAACAAGTGAAAATGCAGTGCATTCTATTCTAGTAAGACATCGTAAATTGAAGAATGATACCCAGCGAGTAAAACTAGACGCAATGACATTATTGCAACCAGCTGGGATAGATCCTTACATGTTGCTGGGCTCGTTAGCAGCAGTGGCAATGGTTTTCACGTCATCCACGGCCGTGTTAAAGTCCTTGATGTTCTCGGAGGAGTAGAGACCGGCGGGGTTGTTGTACTGATTGGTTACCACGTTGGGGCCAAACCCAGCAAATGGCAGGGCGCTCCTGTTATGGGCGGAACCTATGGGTTTCACCTCCTGCAAGTTGCGTGTAGCCAGGGATAAAGAAAGTAATGAGTACCAGACAAAAATCAGTTATATTACAAATATAAATACTTTCAAtgccatctcacacacacacgccttgATAGAAACAGTATGACAGTGACTTGACTAATATGTGGATATTAGAGGTAAAGAATAGCATAGTCAAAAGGTTATTTCGGTACTTCATGATAACAGGTAAACACAGGGCCAACTAAGACAAAATACGGTGACATGCAAAGCATTAAAAGCTCAAGTGAAAAAATAAATGCGCAAAACATATTTTCTATGTATTCTGCGACCAAAATGCACTGTGTTTGTGACACATCCCTGAAAGCTGTGGAGGACTGACAAATCACACGCTTCCTACATGAATTCACACTTTGGACTCAATTTCCCATTCACTAGGCAGGAACTGAGTCTTACGTCAGAGGTTGGCTGATAAAACCATGGTCTCCTAGGAGATCTCCTGTTGGGAAGTAAACAACGACCTCATCGTTTGCAGTATCAAAACCCAAGCCTTTGTTTGTGCAGTGGGGATGTGAAAGATTGCAGATACTGGACCATTTCCTATCTGTGAGTAAGGGATTTTCCAGTTAATACGCCATGACAGAGCAGGGACATACCTCTAAGTCACCTTATGAGTGCCTCATTTCCTAGTATCTTTGGTCTGAGTGAAGTAGgatataaagacagacacacctgCGGCTCAGACGCAAGATTCATCTTGTAAGGGTTGGTCTTTCCATCCTCAGAAGAGAGCGGTGACCAGATTTTAGTTTCTGATCTAAAAAGAGTCAAAAGACAATACACAAACTTGCAATACAAAAAAGAATAATATTCAGACATGTAATAAAACATGAAAGATATCCAAAAGCGAATACAAATGTGGACAGAGCAGGCCTCGAACCTGTTGATGAGACAACAACCATTTCTAAAAAGAACATATTTTATAGTCTGCAGCTCAAAAGAATAACCAAGCGACACCCCACCACCATTTTGATAAAAAGCTAAAAGGGATGGGTTGGAGAAATGTAGCTAGTCTTGAAATTAATATACAGAGCTAGGAACGCAAGGACTGTCCATCCATGACATCAATGTCGAACATTAAACCATATTTTGAGGCCATATACAGTGTACACAattacataatttacaaacaaaatagAAGCTCGTTTTACTTTGTGTTCTGGGCCGGTTAGACAGTAGATCTAAGCTCATGAGGCACATACAAGTTATAACctccaagaatcaatggctatatataTCATTAACGTAAAAAAGTATGTATAAAACAGATTGCCCCTTGGAAAGCACCACTCACATCAAGTGTCCTGCCCAAGttggtacacccccccccccaggaagTTGCCCTATATTGACGTAATTTCCTGTCCTAGAGATGCACGTTTAGGTTCCACCTCCGAAGACCTGGCCTGTCTTTGACTTCGCAACCATTGGTAGGCAGGCTGCTGGCAGGCTTTGGCTATTGGTAGGCAAGTCAAGTCAGCCCGTGTTCATGGTTCTCACAGGGAAGTGAATTGACAGGCTACAATGACTTTGCTCATGATCATGCACGCCGCAATTGACATGTAACTAactatacagcgcattcggaaagtattcagaccccgtgacttttcccacattattacaaccttattctaaaaataaTTAAATTATGTTatactcaatctacacacaataccctataatgagaGCAAAGacaagttttttagaaatgtttgcaactgttaaaaataactgaaatatcacatttacttaagtattcagaccctttactcagtactttgttgaagcacctttggcagcgattacagcctcaagtctttgtgggtatgacgttacaagcttggcactcctgtatttggggagtttctcccattcttctctgcagatcctctcaagctctgtcaggttggatggggtgtgtcgctgcacagctattttcaggtctctccagagatgttcaatcgagtccgggctctggctgggcaactcaaggacatttagagacttgtcttgaagctactcctgcgttgtcttggctgtgcgcttagggtagctgtcctgttggaaagtgaaccttcgccccagtcagaggtcctgagcactctggagcaggtttccatcaaggatctctctgtactttgctccgttcagctttccctcgatcctgactagtatcccagttcctgccgctgaaaaacatccccacagcatgatgctgccaccaccatctttcaccgtagggatggtgccaggtttcctccagacgggacgcttggcattcaggccaaagagtcacctcttcactgttgacattaagACTGATGTTTTGTGagtgctatttaatgaagctgcctgttgaggacttgtgaggtgtctgtttctcaaactaaacaatgtacttgtcctcttgctcagttgtgcaccagggcctcccactctttctattctggttagggccagtttgcgctgttctgtgaagggagtagtacacagcgttgtacaagatcttcagtttcttggcaagttctcaaatggaatagccttcatttctcagaacaagaatagactgacgagctCCAGAAGAaaattctttgtttctggccatatttgagcctgtaatcgaatccacaaatgctgatgctccagttttcagctgtgctaacaattgcaaaagggttttctaatgatcagttagtCTTTTaagatgataaacttggattaactaacacaacgtgccattggaacacaggagtgatggttgctgataattggcctctgtacgcctatgtagatattccattaaaaatctgcagttccagctacaatagtcatttacaacattaacaatgtctacactgtatttctcgatcaatttgatattattttaaatcgtttttttttgcttttctttcaaaaacaaggatatttctaagtgaccccaaaacgATTGAAAgataatgtatatacacacacaaaaaaaaaaaaaaaaaaaaaaaatactgactAGTTCAAAAATAAGTGAATATTGACAAATTAACCAATGGATTACGGTGATTTTCAGGAGGGAAAAAAATCGGAGGTGCAAAAATATAAGTTTGCACCCCCTATTTTAATTTGCTCCATGGCTCAGGCGGCCAAGTGGACCACACGGCAGTTTGGCTCATCTCTGTCACGAAGAGGAATAACTTTTCAGCTGTTTCTGATTAATAAACAATGCCATGCTGTGGTAACATTCAAATAAAACCCAGCCCTGAAACAAAACGTAGGCTGAAAAGAATTTGTATGTCATATCACAGGAAGAGACACCACATTCACATGGATTTACACAAAGTGGGCCGTTCGGATGTATCACTTCCAAGCCCAAATATGTCCTACTTTGACTAAAACAATTACTTAAATTGTTGTGCAACGTCATGGGTAAGCTCTGGCCATCGTATTTCAGCTCGGAAAAAGTGAATTTCTACTGGTGTGGGCGTTTAACCTCAGACAAACAAATCGAAGGTCCCTGCCCCCCTCTCACCATTTGAACCATACAATTTAGTATCCCTTACATATAACCACATCAGGTGTCAGAGATACTGTACTTTTGTGCACATTTGCTGAAATGTTCCATGACTCAGTGCTTTTTGAACCCATCCGAGTCTATGGAAAACTGAAAATCCCTACCTGTCGATAGAGAGGATCATTTCCTCTACGCAGCCCTTGATCTTGTTCTGTGCCTGCAGGTGAGTCATGCTCTCAGTGGGCTCTCCATCAATGGCCAGGAGCTGATCCCCGACATTCAGATTGGCCTGGGCAGCCTTACTGCCAGGAGTGATCTGAAATATTCAGTACATCAACATATTCAACTTTCTCCTCACATTTCGGATCGAGTAATCTGGGATTCTTCTATGACATTTCTGGAGGACAAGGATCCTTTGGCTAAACTCTTGAGTGTCCCATGGCAGGTTGTTATGTGGTAAATATGGGTGCAGTCTCAGTTCACAGACAGGATTAGTAACACTAGAAAAGTATGATGGTGACTAAGGATTCAAAGGGAGGTCTTAAGAGAAATTTAACAAATAACAAGAATCGGTTTCAAACACACTTAACAAAATATAGTTTGTCGTCAAAGAGTGTTGTGCATAGCAGTCATTCATTCAGTTACATCTACAACACTTCAAAAGGTTCATAATCCATTGCATTGAAATCCTCAATACACCTTGCCAGTTTTTCTTCAATATATGTACTTCTGAGAAAACGTTGGAGGGCTAAACATTGTGGGCCAGTTGAGGGCAAATGTTAGGTTGGTGAAGACAGAGTGAAGTTCAGTGCCCCACCTAAGACAATGTAGGTGAAACACTGTCAAGGGATGTGATCTTGCATACCCACAAAATGTGCTGTACTGTCGGAAATGTCTGAGAAAATAACACTATAGAATTGGTTGTTAATGCCCTCTAGATAACCTAAataaacatagaaataaacataGACCTATACAGACTTGGATGGATGTATTGGCCAAACAATGGAAGATTGTCATCTAGAACTAGACTAGGCTAATTCATGGACGAATTTAACAGTAGCACATGGTAGCACACTTTGCACAACACAAACCGTGAAGCTGGTTTCTCCGAAAAGGCCGTTTAGAGTCAATTACGTTTTATTGAATGGCCATCTGGCATAATGACCCGAAAAGTCACTTTCTCCTGACCCTCAAATGGCAATAGATTATTGGTGAGGTAATGAAAATAATCTTTACAGCAGCGAGAAAGAACGCTTCCCCTCGTGCCTCACGGAAATAGTGTGTTCGAGTCGGCAAGTGAAAGTTCCGCCACCGGACAGGGCCAGGTGCGGTtacattgtaaaaaaatatattataaaaaGTGACAGACTCTCTGAAACAACACTTACCCGCGAGATAGTCAAGGGTTGTTCAAAATCCTTCCCACCAACTAGACGGAATCCCCAAGGTCCAGGACCTTGCACTACAACCCGTAGAGGCATATCCTACTTTCAAATTTGCCGAATCcgagttaaaaaaaaaagtataattcttAGACAGCCTGTGTTTGTCCTGACAAATATGACATGTGTGAACAAAAACGTTGAGGCTATTGTGTAGCTAGAAGTAAAGGGGCGGTTCCCGTGGCAAAGCTGAGCGAATAGTTTTAGATGTTTTCACTCTGATTAAGATCGATTTCCTATGTTAGTTCAAGGATGTACCGTTACGTCACCATATTATATGCAAGCTTACCATTTATGGAAGACCCATTTCCCAGGATGTGGAATGTGCCGCTCCCTAAACTTGAATTCCTGCCATTTGCTCCACTAAGTGGGCTACAGCCGACAAAAACTGAAACGTCCCattgtgtgtgtaggcctacattcTCTACTTTTTCATATGCATTGCAAAACGAATGGTAAATAATAACAATGTGACAGCAATTCTATTATAGGAGTTAGGAGACAAGCAAATTAATGTAGGGCCTTCACAGCCAACCTGGTGTCAGAGAATTTTGTATTATTGTGTATGAAAATCCGATACACTCCTTATGATATATTACTTTTTGTATGGTATTATTAATTTGTGATTACAATTCGTGTGATGTTACATATGTTAGAAATTTGAAAACatgcaatatgttacgaatttgcaaaatggaTGAAATGTTACAATTTCCAATTTGTTGTTGCTTAccttagctaggtggctaacgctaaattagctagctggctaacattagctaggctacagattagggttaggagttagagcatacttaaattcacacaggacatcagataagacaggagaaatactccagatataacagactgaccctagccccccgacacaaactattgcagcataaatactggaggctgagacaggaggggtcagtagACAATGTGGCctcgtccgacgatacccccgtaCAGGGCCAGGCAGGATATaaacccacccactttgccaaagcacagcctccacaccactagaAGGATATTTTGGttttagacttggcgctccggtatcacttgacgtgtggtagcagagaaaacagtctatgacttgggtgactggagtatcTGACAagtttttgggctttcctctgacaccgcctattatataggtcccgaatggcaggaagcttggccacagtgatgtactgggcca encodes the following:
- the pdlim1 gene encoding PDZ and LIM domain protein 1 isoform X1, translating into MPLRVVVQGPGPWGFRLVGGKDFEQPLTISRITPGSKAAQANLNVGDQLLAIDGEPTESMTHLQAQNKIKGCVEEMILSIDRSETKIWSPLSSEDGKTNPYKMNLASEPQEVKPIGSAHNRSALPFAGFGPNVVTNQYNNPAGLYSSENIKDFNTAVDDVKTIATAANEPSNIPTVADSEVYKMLQENQEADEPPRQSASFKVLQEILESDPDKPSGFRSVKAPAAKMGSTVGNANKLPICDKCGSGIVGMVVKLRDKFRHPECYTCSNCDVNLKQKGHFFVEDQIYCEKHARERVTPPEGYDVVTVFPK
- the pdlim1 gene encoding PDZ and LIM domain protein 1 isoform X2, which gives rise to MITPGSKAAQANLNVGDQLLAIDGEPTESMTHLQAQNKIKGCVEEMILSIDRSETKIWSPLSSEDGKTNPYKMNLASEPQEVKPIGSAHNRSALPFAGFGPNVVTNQYNNPAGLYSSENIKDFNTAVDDVKTIATAANEPSNIPTVADSEVYKMLQENQEADEPPRQSASFKVLQEILESDPDKPSGFRSVKAPAAKMGSTVGNANKLPICDKCGSGIVGMVVKLRDKFRHPECYTCSNCDVNLKQKGHFFVEDQIYCEKHARERVTPPEGYDVVTVFPK